AGAGAGTACCCTAAAATAGTGAATCCGCTTTCATTGTTAGGGAGAAAAAAACTGCCCACAAATACTTGACTCAATCAACAATACAATTTTAAGTGAAAATTGGAATAGTTTATGAGAAAATAAGATTAGAATAAATGGGACAAAATAACTACTTATGTGGGTTTTTCGCCACGACTGTTATCGTATAAGGTGGGGGGAAGAATGAAAAAGAAAAGGATCAGGCTCATACCGTTTCTCATTTGTGTATTGTTCATCGGTTGTTATTCCACAAGTAAGGTTCACTCGACTACACAACCACCTGGAGTTCACTTTACGATTCAACCTTCCTCTAATGAAATCGTTCTTCCTGAAGATGGAGTGGCTGAAGGAAGGCTTGATATCCAAATTCAACCGGTCGGTATGGCAACGAATGAACAACGAAAGCCTATTGAACTGATTTTTGTTCATGATACGTCAGGTTCGATGGCATACAAGTTTCATGGGGTGAGAAAAGATAAAAGCGCGAAATATGCCTTAGCGGAAGCACTTGAATATTTTGAGAAAAATAGAATCGAAGACGATCAGTTTTGGTTTGTTCCTTTTAACAGTGAGATTACAAACAATAAAAGTGTAAAGATACGTCCGAATCCGAACACGAAAGATCATCCAAATGATTTGCATTTAATTAGTCTTGTGCTAAAGCATTTGGATGATGTTAGTTACGGAGGAACAAACTATTCGCTAGCATTACACACTGCCTTAAATTTGTTTGAACCTTACTCTGAAAAAAGCAAATACATTATTTTTCTAACTGATGGAGAGCCGACAACGCTATATCGTGAAGAAGAAGTGAGTTATGAAAAACGGATTGGATATGGAAACAATAAGAGATATGAGTGGGTTACTGAAACCACAATAGTAGAGTATTACCTTTATGCAGATAACACGGCTTCTCGGTGGGATCCAATACGTGAATGGAAATGGCTGGATTTCAATGAGACAAAACAAATCATTGAACAAGAAGCGAAAAACACCGCTAAAAAACTAGCCCAACATAATGTTACCATGTATAGTATTGCCTTTGCTGAAGAAGGGGATGTAAACTATCAATTACTAGAAGAGATGTCAAATGAAACGGGTGGCTATGCGATTTCAGCGAATCCAGAAAGTTTGTCTTCCTTGTTTAAGGAAATTTCCAATCAATTTGACTCTCCATCTATTAGCGGGGAGGTAACGATTCCACTTGCTGAGTTACAACATCAAGGCGCTTCATTGAAAGAAGTAAATGGGGCATATATCGATGAAAGAGGCGTTGTTCATGTTCCGTTTACATTTAACTTTCCTGTGAACGGTTCACCCCTCCCATCGTTGAAACAAATTTCTTTACCGCTTCAGTTTACACAAGTCGGAGACTTTACGTTTGAAGGTATACATTTAGTTTACACAGACTTGGAAGGAAAACGAGTGGTCGTTGATCATCCACCAGTAACGATTTCAGTAAAAAAAGAGGTGGCACCAACGTTTCATAGTTTTGTAGAAGTACGAAAAAACTCGAGCTATGCTCCTGACCAATTAATAAAGTTTGGAACAAGTCATTCTGATACGAACTCGTTCAAAATTCGGTATACATTGGAACCGGAAGGAGTAATTAGTAAGAGAATGACGGGTGAGCTTACGAACATCCAAATCGTTCAGCCGCTTCCACAGGGAATGGTTTTAAAAGAGGATAAGCTAATAGTTTTAAAAGGAAACGAAATATTACATCAAGCTGAAGTAGTCTTATCAGAGAATAATGGAGAGAAGCAACTAGTCATCACCATTCCACACCCAATTACATATGAAAACGGCGCATTTTCCGTCGATGAACTTGTATTTGAGGTTGTATTGCATGTCGATTATGCGATGAGTTATGTGACGTTACCACGAGCAACATTAACCTATCATGACAGTCGCTTCGGTTATTCTTCATTACATTTAAACACGACTAATCAACAAATTAGTATGAAAATTCGATTAGATGAGTTTGCCAGCTCTGTATTTTACGTAGGAGATCATTTAGGAAATGTTCGCAAAGTAGACGGATTTGAAGGATTGATTTTAGCTGAAGGTAAACGGGTGACTAAGCCGGTGAAAGGGTTAAAATTTTCACAAGGGGGAGTCGGTTTAGAAGTCATTTACTTCGATGATTCGGTTGACCAATGGCGATTTGTACATGATTTTGATATTTTTGATTCATCGACGAGCGAACCGATTAATGAAAACGGATGGGTAGATGGCGATGCATACTTTAAATTAACCGAAGAAGTGGCTGGTGACGATACTTCCTATATGTTCCGAATCATTGCTGATAACGGTTTGATTGATTGGACAGAATTGCAACCAGAGGATATTATCTCTATACCTAAATCATTCTATGGAACGATTCAAGTGTCTGTAAAAGCGTCTAGTGGATTTGTATTAGGTGGAGAGAAAACAGTCACAAAAACGATTCGTAAGTCGAAAATTCAATCAATAGAAGTGCAACCGAACCCGATTGAACTGGATGTGGGGACATCGGTGGAGCTTCATATTCAAACTTCTCCATACGAAGCTAAATGGAACGATTTAAATATTCATGTAGTTAACTCAGATATTGCAATATATCAAAATGAAAATGGTCGTATTGTTGGCTTATCAGAAGGAGAAACCACATTGATTGTTTCTTCAAAAGAAAGAGAAGACATTCAAATAATGGTTCCCATTTATGTGAAGGACCCTATAATCCCTTTAGAGTCAGTTCAATTTAAAAAAGGCAAGTATACGCTGAAAAAAGGTAACAAAATGAACTTGACAGGAGAACTAAAATGGTCACCATCAAATTCAACGAATAAACAGATTACAAACGTCATTACTTCACCGGCAATAATAAACGTATACCAAGATGGAGAGCATTGGTTTGTCGAAGGAGTAGATATAGGGTACGCGACCGTAACAGTCGAAACAAAAGAAGGTCTACAAGCGTCGGCCCTATTTGAAGTGATTCCACACGATTCAAGTGGGGGTAACGATTCATCTACCGAAGGAAAATGGTAAGGAAAAAGGCTAATGCCGAGATGCAGGCATTAGCCTTTTATTATTCGATAAAAACTTCATCTGCGAATAAACTTACATGCTTCACTTGTGGTAAGGCATCAATTCGTTGTAACAACACATCTTTGTTATAAATCACATTAAACCGAGATAAGCGGTTATTTTGCTGACTAATGGTCATCGTTTGAACATTAGTGATATCGTCCACTTCTCCTCTAACGGCATTAATTTCTAAAACATTTTTCGCAAACAAGCCACCGTGAATGTAAAATAATGAACCAACCCCATATAATTCGGCTTTATTCTCTGTATAAAAGAACGCTTTAAGCGGTTTAATCTGGTCATCTAACGGTATACCATCATACAACTCTGGTTCCTGGCTATTTTGAAAGTTAGTAAATTCATTAATACGGGTAATTGTAAGTTTATCTTTTGAAAGTAAGATTAATTGTTTTTCTTGGTTGTTAGAGCCTAAAATATTGACATTTGAAATTTGTGTCTCACCATTCACGTACATAACTGAATCGACGATCATTTGGTCATTTTCTTGGGATGGATCGTTTGCGTCTCCTTTGATTTCTAAATTTCCAAAAGTGACTAACGTTCCATTGACACGAATATCTCCATTTAATGGACGGAAGGCAATTTCATCGCTTGCAAAAAGGTTTCCTTCAATCGTTAAATTGTTTCTACTTTCGATATGAATTTGGCCAGAAGAAACGATGTTTCCGAATATATTGAGTTTACCACCTTCGTTAATGAAATGAACATTACCTGTAGAGATAATATTAGAAAAGTTAATTGGTCCATTACCGATCACCCATACATCTCCATCTACTATTAAATCATCAAATGTCAAAACGCTTTCTATAGTTGAGGAAATGTATAAATCACCAGGGACTTTCAATGGACCTGCGACATCTCTATTGATAAGAAAAAATTGATCGGTCGGTTCTTCTAGTCCAAAAATATCGGCGACAGAACTCCACGAAAGACCTTCCAGTCCAAACTGTTGTTCAATTGCTGTTTGTAACGAAGATGTTATTTCATCGGTAATAGAAAAGGTAATACCGACATCTTCCAACATTTTTTCACCTTGTTGTTTAATCGTTTCATCAAACTGTATAGGAACAAAACGGCTTTCGTGTTTGATCTTAGGCATTTGTTGTTGATAAAATTGGTCTTTCGTTAACGATTGGAATACATCAATCGAATTCGTATAAATATCACCATACACCGATGGGAAAGGGGTGCTTACTTCTTTTTTCATTCCATTGGTCAAATAGTAGTACGCATCCTCTTGAATCGTTAGTTTAGGAGAGTAAATGTTTCCGACAATATGAGGGGAGCCATTTAAATAAAGCTCATTGTTCGTCCCTACCGCATATTTTAAAAAGCTAGGAATGGGAGATAAAAAAAGTCGTTTTCGAATCGTTTTTTTTACATTTCCTTCATGGTTATTCGGATTTTTAGTGACTAGGACGAGCTCGTACACTTTAGTAAAATCTGAATCAATATGAAATGTGGAACGAGCGTTTAAATTTTCTTCCCCACATGCTGATGGTGGTTCTTCTCCGACGTACGTAGCAGTTTCTCCGCTTAAATCGATTACATACATACACTCCATAAATGATTTCTCTTGACTAGCCGTCTCGATAAAATTCTTTATCCATTCGCTTATCTGAGTCGAAAAGGCATTTGCTTGGATCAAGGAAATATCGATTTGATCTAATTGAATAGATAAGTTAGTGACAAATTCATCCACCGCTTTCATCGCATCAAAAGTTACCGATATTTCACTTTCCCGAAGTTCGGTTCGTTTCGCTCCACCAATGGTAGAGGCGATGATCGACATTCCGATCACTGTAAAAACAAGGGTCGTCACTAATACATTTATGAGCGTATTTCCACGTTCATTCAAGGGATCCTATCCTCCTTTCTAAAAGCCGAACTGACTTTCAAGTGTTAAATCATCTTCCGTTTTTGGGTGTCTTACTTCAAAATGAAGTTTAATAATGCCGCTTGTGCACCCGTTTTGTTCTTGTTCGGAGCAGATTAACCCAATCGATGAATTCGTAAAATCAGAGACAGTCGTTAACTCATGATGATTGATATTAAACACTTTTTTATTGCCATCAGAGGAAGTCGTTAACACGATCTTTTCACTTTCAGGAGTTCCCTTTTCAGAAGTTGTTATATCATAAAACTTACTATTTTCTTTTTCGTACTTTTGGACACTCGTTTCTTGGTCATTAATAATTTCTAAACAAGTATCTCCCTCTTGACATAATTGGACACGATCAAAGGGAACGGAGTAGAGCGTATTCATAATCATAGTGGATACGTAGTCAGCGTCTTCGCGCATTTGAGAATCATAGTTTATTTTTTCGTACACTTTATACCCCATCACAAATATCCCGTAAGTGGCGGGGAGTAAAATCATCATAATCGTGATCGTCAATAACAACTCCAGAAGGGTCATTCCATGATTATCGGATATCTTCGCTTTGAATCGTTCCGTCCACATCTGTATGAAATTCATTTCCATTAATTTCCCACCGCACTTCCACTGTAATCGGGATAAAATAATTGACATTTTCTTCCGGATCTGCTTTTTCTGAATAGACGAAAACTTCATAAGGTAAATTATTAATCGTGATCGGTTGACAAAAAGCTGGAATCGTTTCATTTGGGCGAAAATATTTGTACGAATCATTGCAAACGACGACTCGTAAGTATTGGTTTTCAGGTTTGACCTCTCCCGTATTTACTCCTTCGAATTCGTTCCGCATCGCAATAAAGCTTTGCTTTTCCATATACATTAAAACGTTACGAGCCACATTCACTCCGACCGTTTTTTTCTGATTAAGATTCGTAAAATGGTAGCCTTGGATAAAAAATTTTAAGAAGGACAAAAGAATGATAGATAAAATCGTTACCGAGGCTAAAAGCTCTAATAACGTCATTCCATCTTGATTGATGATAGATTTTTTCATTTCATCCCTTCTTTCAAAATATGTAACTTTATTATACAATATTTAGTAGTCAAAATATGGCACCTTTTGTCTATTTTTAGGACTTTTGTTTGAACGGATGGGAGTGAGTAAATGGGTCAATTTATTGGGATAGGCATTTCGCTGATCGTTTTAGTCATTATTTTATTTGTATTACCTTTACCGTTTTCTAATAAAGGAAAATCAATTATTGCTAGCGTTTCTTGTATAATCGCTCTTCTAGGTATATTTGCCCAATCCGTTTATGGGCCATGGCAAATACTCCTCTTCCTTTCAATGTTGGCTTTATTATCGTCGTATTTTTTAGTGAAAAGGTACTCCCCTCTTTTATTTGCTCACGGTTCAAGTAGTACAGAAGAAGACATATGGGAGACCGGTGAAGAAGTTTTGGACGTCGAAAAAAATGAACGTAAGGACCAAAATGAAATAGACGGAATGACATCTACATCTGAATTTGAAACGAATCATGTTGAAGAAAAAGCGGGGTCATCCAGTACGGATTTAAACGATACCTTTGACCACGAATCGAATGTGTTGATTAAAAAAGAGGATGTCATGGACGTTTTAAAAGTGCAATTAGAGGACGAAAGTGATACTCAAACATCAACAAATATGGAAGAATGGTTGGTCCGTGAAGAAAACAATGGGATTGAGCCGATTGAAAAAAAGGAAGTTGAAGAACAAGTTGATGATGTTGTAAGCCGTGTGGAACAATGGATTGCTGAGGAGAATGACGATGTCATTGAACCATTAGGTGAAGATGAACTTTTCAGCGAACAAGACAATGATTTTAGCGATGTCGAAAAATGGATTGCTGAAGAGAATGAATCAATCATTGATAGGATTTATGAAAATGAACAGCTTGATGAAAATCAATTTGACGTGCTCGAACTAGAAAGAACTGAGGACATTGAAGAATTGACGGATTCATTCGGAATGCCAAATAACCAACTTGAAGAGGATATACAAAAGCAAAAATTAGATGAATCCTCAGAACAGCAAGATGTTGAGCTGATAGAAGATTCTATCGAACGTAATCACGAAATGCCAGAGTGGTTGTCTGATGAATCAACATCGAGTGAAAACGATGGAGAAGAAGAGCTTAGTTTACAAGAAACACCGAAAGATGAAATCAAACAAAACTACGAAACTATTAAAAATAAAAACGTAGAAGAGGTACGTTTGGAGGACGAACAAAACAGTAGCACCGCTCTTCAAAAAGAGTTGTTACATACAATGGTCGAACAATTAATTTTATCCAAAAACTTTGTATCTCCAATCGAATACGAACAATTGATTCGCCATCATTTACATCCTTCGTTACACGACCATGAATATTTTCTTTTTGCTCAACTATTAATGGAGCATTATGTAGAAACAGATAATAAACAAGCATTAAAATCATTTATTCAATCGATTGAAAACCGATATGAAGCGTATCCGTTACTGATGAAACAATTGCAAATGATAAAACAACTAACTGAATGACAATAAGATAGGTGTGGTGAAGTAGGATGAAGAAAAGTGTGGAAATCAAAGGATTACCGATTATTTGTCTTTCTGATGGAACTGAATTAGGAAAGGTGAAGTCACTTATTGTGAATCCAGAAAAAGGATCGGTTGATTTTTTAACAGTTGAACACCAAGATTGGCAAGTCAGTGTCAAAGCGATCCCTTTTAAAAAAGTGATTGGAATTGGAGAATATGCCGTAACGGTGGAAAATGAAAGTGCCATTATAGATTTGAATGAAATTCCGATTGCGAACAACCTAGTGAATAAAAATATTCGCGTCATTGATACGAAAGTGATGACCCGAAAAGGACAACTTCTCGGACAAGTAACTGAGTTTTTTGTCAATGACGAAACAGGTGAAATTATTGGATTAGATATGAAATGGGGAGAACGAGAGGCTATTTTACCTGCTTCCTTCGTTTCTACATATGGAAAAGATATCATCATCGTTTCTGAAGAAGCCTCCCAACATGCTGTTGATTCAGCTGACCAGTTAGTTCAAGTGGACGAAGAATCCATTGGTAAGTTACAAGACCTAAATCCATTAGAAGACATTCGTAAAAAACAAGTTGAGTTATTAATAGGAAAAGAGGTAGCGAAAGACCTTTATGATGCCAATGGCCAACTGTTAATTTCCAAAGGGTCCGTTCTAACGAAAGAACAAATAGAGCAGGCACAAGCAGCTGGACCAGTAGTGATGGTCGAGCTCACAATGAATATTAAAGAATAACATTAAGGAGGCGCTGTTAGGGTGCATGCAAGACCCTTTTTATTCACTTTACTTTCTATCGTGATCTGTACCTTCTATTTTTACGCTGCTTCCCGGATTAGCGCCTTTTTTTTCTCAGAAGATGGTGAAGTGTTTGCTGAAAACACATACATCGCTACAGTGGATGTGTCGGGGAAAACGAAAAACGAAGCCATCCTTCTATTACGGCGATCGTGGGAGGAAAGAGAGATTCATATTGAATTATCTTGGTCGGATGAACAAGTAGAAATTGATGGAAAATTTTTTTTTGACCTCAACGTTGAAGAATCGGTTAATCGTTCACAAAGTGGTGAACTTAATTCCCCTATTATAAACGTAAACAGTAAAGAGTTAGCAGACAAGATAGTTGAAAATTTCTTATCAATTAAGAAAGAAAACATTGATTTAGCCAAACTAACGTCTTTTCTTAAAGAGTGGGCTTCTAATTGGAAAAACCATACCGTAAATGTTGATCTTACTAATTTTCAATTGGAAGATCAAAACATCACGGTGCTTAACGAAGTGTTAGCTCCATCCTCTTTCACTACGAAAGGTTTGCAACAACTAGTTGAAGAACATCCGACCATAGAAATAAAAGAACATCAAATTTTTTCCCTATTAAATTGGATCGAAAAAGAACGAATTTCCTATCTTTCTGACAATGATTTAAGTGTACTAGGAACGTATTTGTATGAATTAATTCTCCCGACCAATTTTCAAATCATTGAACGGAATCGTCACCAACAGTTACCTGAATATGCCAAAATTGGTTATGACGTATACGTAAAAGGAAAAGATCAGTATGATTTTTCCTTTTTAAATGGAAATAATGTGGCTTATTCTATTGAATGGTCGATGGTTCAAGGGAACCTATATTTAGTGCTAACTGGATATCCTTTTTCTCATAAATATGAGATCAAAGTAAAAGATTATCAGACGTTTACCCCAAAGACGATTGTTCGTTATCATCCTTTTGTTGAAGACAACAAAGTGAAAGTAATCGAAAAAGGAAAAAACGGTGAATACGCGAAAGTCGTAAGACAAACGTATACTTCAAAAGGGGAATTACTTACCGAAGAAACGATATCGGAAGATTATTATCCACCGATTCATCGGGTCGAGCTTCATCCGATTGACGGTGAAACCACTTCTATGACGAGTGAGAGCGAACAAAACGACAAAAACGAGCTAGAATCGGTCTACGATAATGGGGAAACCATTATTAAATAACCATAAACGGGGGATTCATATGGTTACAACACGGAAACGTTTAGGGGATTTACTCGTTGAATCCGGTTTAATTACAAAGGAACAGCTTGAAGCAACATTAAAAGAAAAAAGCCCTAATCAAAAATTAGGGGATGCTTTATTACAGCGCGGGCACATTACAGAACAACAATTAATTGAAGTGTTGGAGTTTCAATTAGGCATTCCCCATGTGAGTTTATACCGATATCCGTTTGATACGAAGCTATTTAACCTCATTCCCAAAGAAACAGCGAAACGCCATTTAATGATTCCTTTAAAAAAGGAAGAAGACAAATTATTTGTCGCCATGGCCGATCCGATGGACTTTTATGCCATCGAAGATTTGCGTTTATCAACAGGTTTTCAAATTCAACCAGCGATTGCTACAAAAGATGATATCCTCCGTACCATTAATAAATATTACGATGTAGATGATGTGTTTGACGACATTCCTGATGCGTCGAAGGAAGGAGAAGGAATTGAAGAAGAAGCGATCGTAGACCAAGATTCTCCGGTCGTTCGCCTCGTGAACCAATTATTGTCGAATGCGATTGCTCAAAAAGCCAGTGACATTCATATCGATCCCCAAGAATCGAAAGTGGTCATTCGCTATCGAATCGATGGCATTTTACGAACAGAGCGTACTCTGCCGAAACATATGCAAAGCATGTTAGTTGCCCGTATAAAAATTATGGCCAATATGGATATTACGGAATTTCGGATTCCTCAAGATGGGCGCATTAAAACAAACATTGAATTTCGCCCGGTGGACTTACGTGTTTCCACTTTGCCAACGGTATTCGGCGAAAAAGTGGTGATGCGGATTCTTGATTTAAGCAGTGCCTTAAACGATATTGAACAACTTGGTTTCAATTCACTCAATTTAAAACGATTTAAAACGTTAATCGAAAAACCAACCGGAATTATTTTAATTACTGGACCAACAGGTTCTGGTAAATCATCGACGTTATATGCCGCGTTAAATTATTTAAACGATGAAGAGGTAAACATCATTACTATTGAAGATCCTGTCGAATACCAATTAGAAGGGGTCAACCAAATACAAGTCAATCCGAACGTCGGGTTAACGTTTGCGAAAGGATTACGTGCCATTTTACGTCAAGACCCAAATATTATCATGGTCGGAGAAATTCGGGATAAAGAAACCGTTGAAGTCGCGATTCGTGCGTCGCTGACAGGTCATTTAGTGTTAAGTACGATCCATACGAATGACACCATTAGCACCATTACCCGATTAATCGATATGGGTGTTGAGCCGTTTCTCGTCGCAACGTCCATTAGTGGAATCATCGCCCAACGTTTAGTTAGAAAAGTTTGTCGTGACTGTGCCGAAGTCCATCCTCCTTCCAAACGGGAAAAAGAAATGTTTGCACGGCGAGGAATTTCCATTTCGAAGATCGTCCGTGGAAAAGGCTGTGCTTCGTGTAATATGACTGGGTATAAGGGACGAATTGCCATCCATGAAGTACTAATGGTCAATGAAGAAATGAAAAAACTCATTATGAACGGTGAACCATTATCTAAACTTCGCGAAATTGCCATTAAAAACAAAACGATTTTCTTAATAGATGATGGGTTATTAAAAGTGAAGCAAGGTTTGACCACGACAGAAGAAGTATTGCGTGTAGCTGTTATAGAGTAGGTGAGCGTATGAAAGATAAAATTGATTATTTACTTCGTTCAGCGTTTGAATTACAAGCATCCGACATCCATTTAACAGTCGGTTCGGCTCCTGTATTACGAATTCACGGGGAGTTAAAAAGGTACGGACGAACAGTGTTGACGCCGGCTGATACAGAAGGAATGGCTAAAGCGATCATTCCTGAGCATTTGTGGGAGACGTTTAAAGAGGAAGGAGAATTAGACTTTTCGTACGGTATTCCTGGAGTATCACGCTTTCGTGTGAATGTGTTTCACCAGCGCTCCTGTGTTTCCATGGCCATTCGAGTCGTGCCAACGACGATTCCTTCCATTGACGAGTTAAAATTACCACATGTAATTAAACGAATCGCCGAATATCCCCAAGGGCTTGTTCTCGTAACTGGACCGACCGGAAGCGGAAAATCAACAACCTTAGCAGCGATGATTGATTATATGAATCAAACGATGAAAAAGCATATTATCACATTAGAAGACCCGATCGAATATTTACACAAACATGGGAATTGTATTATTGATCAACGAGAAGTCGGCTTTGATACGAAAAATTTTGCCAACGGTTTAAGAAGTGCCCTGCGTCAAGACCCAGATGTGATTCTCGTTGGCGAAATGCGCGATTTAGAGACGATTCAAACAGCTATTACTGCAGCGGAAACGGGGCATTTAGTTTTAGGTACGCTCCATACGTCAAGCGCACCGTCGACGATTGACCGTATTATTGACGTGTTCCCACCACAGCAACAGTCGCAAATTCGAATCCAACTGGCTTCTGTTTTAAAAGCCATTATTTCGCAACGATTATTTCCAACGACAGATAAAAAGGGAAGACGAGCAGCGGTCGAAGTTTTAATTAATTCATCGGCCATTGCCAACTTAATTCGCTCGGAAAAAATTCATCAAATTAAAAACATTATGCAGTCGTCCAAAGCGCAAGGAATGCAATTGATGGAAGGGCATATTCGGGAGCTATATCAGTCCGGAGTCATTTCAAAAGAAGACGCTTTACCATTTTTACAGGAGGCTAACGGGTCGTAATGCCAAGGTATCAATATGAAGGAAGAGATCCACGTGGGAAGAAAAAAGGCGTCATCGTCGCCTCGTCGAAACGGGATGCGTTATTAAAGTTAAGAGAGCAACAAATTCGCGTTACCGAAATAGCGGAAGTTCCAGAAAATATTTGGACGAAGGAAATTGTGATTGGGAGTCCGGTAAAACTCCAACATTTCGTCATCTTTTTGCGACAATTTTCTACTTTGCTGCGCGCAGGGGTAACCGTCGTTGAGGCGACAAACATTTTAGCCGCTCAAACAGAAAGTAAAGCGCTAAAAAAAGCTTTGCTTGAAATGGAGCAAGACGTTCGACAAGGACATCCGTTGTCCGAAGCGTGTGCGAAGCAAAAACGGATTTTTGAACCGTTATTTATTAACATGGTTAAGGCTGG
The window above is part of the Bacillus sp. (in: firmicutes) genome. Proteins encoded here:
- a CDS encoding PRC-barrel domain-containing protein → MKKSVEIKGLPIICLSDGTELGKVKSLIVNPEKGSVDFLTVEHQDWQVSVKAIPFKKVIGIGEYAVTVENESAIIDLNEIPIANNLVNKNIRVIDTKVMTRKGQLLGQVTEFFVNDETGEIIGLDMKWGEREAILPASFVSTYGKDIIIVSEEASQHAVDSADQLVQVDEESIGKLQDLNPLEDIRKKQVELLIGKEVAKDLYDANGQLLISKGSVLTKEQIEQAQAAGPVVMVELTMNIKE
- a CDS encoding VWA domain-containing protein; translated protein: MKKKRIRLIPFLICVLFIGCYSTSKVHSTTQPPGVHFTIQPSSNEIVLPEDGVAEGRLDIQIQPVGMATNEQRKPIELIFVHDTSGSMAYKFHGVRKDKSAKYALAEALEYFEKNRIEDDQFWFVPFNSEITNNKSVKIRPNPNTKDHPNDLHLISLVLKHLDDVSYGGTNYSLALHTALNLFEPYSEKSKYIIFLTDGEPTTLYREEEVSYEKRIGYGNNKRYEWVTETTIVEYYLYADNTASRWDPIREWKWLDFNETKQIIEQEAKNTAKKLAQHNVTMYSIAFAEEGDVNYQLLEEMSNETGGYAISANPESLSSLFKEISNQFDSPSISGEVTIPLAELQHQGASLKEVNGAYIDERGVVHVPFTFNFPVNGSPLPSLKQISLPLQFTQVGDFTFEGIHLVYTDLEGKRVVVDHPPVTISVKKEVAPTFHSFVEVRKNSSYAPDQLIKFGTSHSDTNSFKIRYTLEPEGVISKRMTGELTNIQIVQPLPQGMVLKEDKLIVLKGNEILHQAEVVLSENNGEKQLVITIPHPITYENGAFSVDELVFEVVLHVDYAMSYVTLPRATLTYHDSRFGYSSLHLNTTNQQISMKIRLDEFASSVFYVGDHLGNVRKVDGFEGLILAEGKRVTKPVKGLKFSQGGVGLEVIYFDDSVDQWRFVHDFDIFDSSTSEPINENGWVDGDAYFKLTEEVAGDDTSYMFRIIADNGLIDWTELQPEDIISIPKSFYGTIQVSVKASSGFVLGGEKTVTKTIRKSKIQSIEVQPNPIELDVGTSVELHIQTSPYEAKWNDLNIHVVNSDIAIYQNENGRIVGLSEGETTLIVSSKEREDIQIMVPIYVKDPIIPLESVQFKKGKYTLKKGNKMNLTGELKWSPSNSTNKQITNVITSPAIINVYQDGEHWFVEGVDIGYATVTVETKEGLQASALFEVIPHDSSGGNDSSTEGKW
- a CDS encoding prepilin-type N-terminal cleavage/methylation domain-containing protein, which produces MEMNFIQMWTERFKAKISDNHGMTLLELLLTITIMMILLPATYGIFVMGYKVYEKINYDSQMREDADYVSTMIMNTLYSVPFDRVQLCQEGDTCLEIINDQETSVQKYEKENSKFYDITTSEKGTPESEKIVLTTSSDGNKKVFNINHHELTTVSDFTNSSIGLICSEQEQNGCTSGIIKLHFEVRHPKTEDDLTLESQFGF
- a CDS encoding type IV pilus twitching motility protein PilT; amino-acid sequence: MKDKIDYLLRSAFELQASDIHLTVGSAPVLRIHGELKRYGRTVLTPADTEGMAKAIIPEHLWETFKEEGELDFSYGIPGVSRFRVNVFHQRSCVSMAIRVVPTTIPSIDELKLPHVIKRIAEYPQGLVLVTGPTGSGKSTTLAAMIDYMNQTMKKHIITLEDPIEYLHKHGNCIIDQREVGFDTKNFANGLRSALRQDPDVILVGEMRDLETIQTAITAAETGHLVLGTLHTSSAPSTIDRIIDVFPPQQQSQIRIQLASVLKAIISQRLFPTTDKKGRRAAVEVLINSSAIANLIRSEKIHQIKNIMQSSKAQGMQLMEGHIRELYQSGVISKEDALPFLQEANGS
- a CDS encoding VanW family protein, yielding MHARPFLFTLLSIVICTFYFYAASRISAFFFSEDGEVFAENTYIATVDVSGKTKNEAILLLRRSWEEREIHIELSWSDEQVEIDGKFFFDLNVEESVNRSQSGELNSPIINVNSKELADKIVENFLSIKKENIDLAKLTSFLKEWASNWKNHTVNVDLTNFQLEDQNITVLNEVLAPSSFTTKGLQQLVEEHPTIEIKEHQIFSLLNWIEKERISYLSDNDLSVLGTYLYELILPTNFQIIERNRHQQLPEYAKIGYDVYVKGKDQYDFSFLNGNNVAYSIEWSMVQGNLYLVLTGYPFSHKYEIKVKDYQTFTPKTIVRYHPFVEDNKVKVIEKGKNGEYAKVVRQTYTSKGELLTEETISEDYYPPIHRVELHPIDGETTSMTSESEQNDKNELESVYDNGETIIK
- the tadA gene encoding Flp pilus assembly complex ATPase component TadA produces the protein MVTTRKRLGDLLVESGLITKEQLEATLKEKSPNQKLGDALLQRGHITEQQLIEVLEFQLGIPHVSLYRYPFDTKLFNLIPKETAKRHLMIPLKKEEDKLFVAMADPMDFYAIEDLRLSTGFQIQPAIATKDDILRTINKYYDVDDVFDDIPDASKEGEGIEEEAIVDQDSPVVRLVNQLLSNAIAQKASDIHIDPQESKVVIRYRIDGILRTERTLPKHMQSMLVARIKIMANMDITEFRIPQDGRIKTNIEFRPVDLRVSTLPTVFGEKVVMRILDLSSALNDIEQLGFNSLNLKRFKTLIEKPTGIILITGPTGSGKSSTLYAALNYLNDEEVNIITIEDPVEYQLEGVNQIQVNPNVGLTFAKGLRAILRQDPNIIMVGEIRDKETVEVAIRASLTGHLVLSTIHTNDTISTITRLIDMGVEPFLVATSISGIIAQRLVRKVCRDCAEVHPPSKREKEMFARRGISISKIVRGKGCASCNMTGYKGRIAIHEVLMVNEEMKKLIMNGEPLSKLREIAIKNKTIFLIDDGLLKVKQGLTTTEEVLRVAVIE
- a CDS encoding type II secretion system protein; this encodes MKKSIINQDGMTLLELLASVTILSIILLSFLKFFIQGYHFTNLNQKKTVGVNVARNVLMYMEKQSFIAMRNEFEGVNTGEVKPENQYLRVVVCNDSYKYFRPNETIPAFCQPITINNLPYEVFVYSEKADPEENVNYFIPITVEVRWEINGNEFHTDVDGTIQSEDIR